GCGTTATCAGGCGGCGTTGATCTCGCGTATCAAGGTCATGTCCGGCATGAACATCGCCGAGAAGCGCTTGCCGCAGGACGGGCGCATCAACGTCCGCATCAAAGGCGAGGAAATCGACATCCGCGTTTCCACGGTGCCGACGGTTTATGGCGAGAGCGTGTCGCTTCGCTTGCTGACGCGCGGCAAGATTTTCCTGAGCTTGGACAAGCTGGGCTTCTCGCAATTGGAAGAGAACGCCATCCGCGATATTATTCTCAAGCCGCACGGAATTTTCCTCGTCACCGGCCCGACCGGTTCCGGCAAATCCACTTCGCTTTACGCGTTTCTCAGCAGCATCAATTCCGTCCACAAGCGCATCATCACGATCGAGGAGCCGGTGGAATATGAATTGAAAGGCATCAACCAGATCGCCGTGCGCGCGGACATCGGGCTGACATTCGCGATGGGCTTGCGCCATATTTTGCGCCAGGACCCGAATGTGATCATGGTCGGGGAAATTCGCGATCTTGAAACGGCGGAAATCGCCATCCGCGCGGCGCTGACGGGTCACTTGGTTTTTAGCACGCTCCACACGAACGACGCGCCGAGCGCATTCACGCGTTTGATTGATATGGGCATCGAGCCGTTCCTGGTGGCATCGTCCGTCGAGGCGGTCATGGCGCAACGCCTTGTCCGAAATATTTGCCAGCATTGCAAGACCGAGCAAAAGGTGGAGCGCGATTATCTCAAGCGCATCGGTTTTCCGGCGGCGGACATCGAGACGGCGAAGTTCTGGCGCGGCGCAGGCTGCGAGGAATGCCGCCAGCTTGGTTATCAGGGACGCCAGGGCATTTACGAATTGCTGATCTTGAATGAGACGTTGCGTCCGCTGATTTTGAATCGTTCCGCGGCCTCGACCATCGCGCAAAAGGCGATGGAAAACGGCATGCGTACTTTGCGGACGGATGGCTGGAACAAGGTCAAAACGGGCAAGACCACCATCGAGGAAGTGTTACGCGTCACGCAGATCGAAGAACACATGGACGCGCTTTCGGACGACTGAAAAAGTTTAACCCAATGATCATCGGTCTTAATCAACGTCGTCCTTCTGCGCCACCGGTGCGCGACAAAATCGCGAAAAATTTTTCTTTCCGATGAGCGCGCATAAACCCACCCCCCGCTGGTTGTCAGTGTTGTGCCTCACACTCGGGCTGATTTTTGTCCTGGGCGCGCTTTACGGCATGACGGACACTGGCATGAAGGGATATGCGCTGTGGAAAAAAGCGCACGCTCCGGTGGCTGCGGTCACACCGCCACCCAAGACTCCGGTAAATCCGAAAGCGCCGAAGACCGCGTCTCCCGCCGCGCCCGCCCCCAAAGTCCATATCTCAATGGATGCCATCGCTCCGCTCGCGGAATATTTTATTGCGGAACTGGTGATGTTTTTCATCGGTGTTCGACTTCTGCAAGTTCCCGGCAAAAAAGCGAAGGCCGCGAAAGAAGCCGCAGCGTTCGGTGAAACGTCGCCGGTTTCTGCCGTGGCGGCGAAGACCGCGCGGGCATCGGCGAAACGCTGGCAGTCGTCAAATGTGTTGCAGGTCGGCGCGGAATCGCGGCGTCTGTGGTCTTTTGGCGCGGCCAAGGGCGGTTTCACTTTGGCGCAGGATCAAAATATTCCCACCGCCGCGCCATTGCCTCCGAACGTGGTGGGACGCGATTGGACCGCGCTCTTTCAACCCAAGCTGAACATCGCGTGGCTGCCGGTTGAGCAAGTGTTCCTGCGCGTCGCGCAACTGCCGATCGCGGATTTTGACGAGACGCTTTCGATGGTCGAGTTGCAACTGGAAAAACTTTCGCCGCTGCCCGTCACACAAATTGTCTGGAGCATTCAAGTCCTGCCGCAACGCGTGGACAATCTGCAAACGATCATCGTCATCATCATGGCGCGCGATCTGGTGGAAAAATTTTTAGGCGAACTTGAAGGGCAGGGGTTTCTTGCCGACCGCTTGGAGTTGCCGATCCTCGACCAGATGCAAGCAACGGCGGTGAAGGCGGACGGCGCGTATATTTATCCTGATGCGACCACGGGAAAATTATCCGCGCTGGTCGCGTGGTGGTATGGCGGCACGTTGCGGAATCTTGGTTTGTTGCACGTTCCCGCTGGCGAACGCCGCGAAGCGGTTCTGCGCGAGCAACTCACGCAAATGGCCTGGTCCGGCGAACTCGAAGGCTGGCTTACGAGCGCGCCGCGCTGGTTTCTTGTCGCGGATGAAGACACGGCCGTGACGTGGGAGCCGTTGTTCCGGTCGTGGCTGGGGACGAATCTGGAAGTGTTGCGGCCAGCGCCGCCGACGCAACTCGCCACGTTGAACGCCAATCGCGCCGCGCGGGCCGAGTCCGGCGCGGGCATTCTCCCGCCGGAATACGCCACACGTTACCAACAGGAGTTCGTGGACCGCCTTTGGATGCGCGGTCTGGGTGTGGTGCTGGCGGCGTATCTGGGCGGAGTGACGATCTATCTCGCGGGCGCGGCGGTGCAGAGTTATCGCGCGGAAACTTTGGTGGAAGAAGTCTCGAGCCATAGCCGCGCCTACACGAATGTGCTGCAACTCAAGGCGCAGTTGGGAATTTTGCAGAACCGGCAGGCGCTTAAATTTGCCTCGCTCGATTGCTGGAAAAAAACCGCGGAATTGCTGCCGGAAAATATTTCCATCGGCACGCTGGAATTCAAGGACGGCAAACATTACAGCTTGAGCGGAACCGCGCAGGCCGATCAAAGCGGCGCGCTGACAGATTTTAACGAGGCCTTGCGCAAGGCCACGCTCGACGGCGAGCCGATGTTTGAAACCCTGAGCCTGCCGCAAATCAAATTAAATCCCGGCGGCGCGACGCTGTCATGGAGTTTTAACGGGGACCTGGCCCGTGCGGAGGAGGCGAAATGAAACGCTTTCTTGCCGGCTTGACCACGCAGGAACGCCGCTGGCTCGTGGGCATTGGCGTCGTGCTGTTCCTGATCATCAATTATTTTTTTGTCTGGTCGCATTTTCACGACTGGGCGCGGAACACGATGCTCATGCAGCGCACGGAAAAAACGAACGAGGTTTATAGCACGGAACTTCGTCATCAGGCGGAATACCAGCGCAAGATCAACGAACTGCAATCAGACGGTTCCTCCGTGCTACCGGAAGACCAGGCGATTGATTTCGTGCATTTCTACAACAGCCGCGCGATCAGCAATAAAATCATCGTCGTCAACCAGGGCGCATTGGTGACGCACACGAATGAATTTTTTCTCGAGCAGCAAATGGGCATCACCATCCAGGCGGATGAAACCAATCTCGTGAAATTTTTGTACAGTCTCGCCGCGGGTAATTCGATGATGCGCGTGCGGGCGATGAGCCTGCATCCCGATCCCAGCCATCGTGAACTCAGCGCGAACGTCACACTCGTGGCGAGTTACCAGAAAAAAAAGCCGGTGCGTGGAGCAACCCCCACTGCGCCGCATACCGTGGCGGTGGCGCCGAAGCCCGCGCCCGCTCCCATCGCCCAAAAACCACCGACGCCACCGGTTGAGCCGCCAACGGCCAATGTGCCGCCGCGCGAACATAGCAATCACATGTCCAATCCCTTTTCCCGACTCCTCGGCACCAATAAAACGGCATCGCTTAAATCAAACAGACCGTGAAAACCATTCTCCTCATCCTTTTCGTCGCTTGCGCGAGCGCACTTGCGCAAACGCCGGCCATCACCGATTCCACCGATCCGGCCACGCGCGATGCCATCATGCGAAATGCGTTGCGCACCGCGATGGGCCTCACTAATTCCAATACTGTGACCGCCTCCGCGCCAGTCACGCGAAGCCCGGCGGTTCCACCCGCCGCGGCGACGCCCTCGTCAACGCCGCCGACCATCATTGCACAAGCCAATCCGCCTGCCTTGACCAATCGCACGACTCCCGCGTTTCCCGCATTCCCAACACTCCCGGCTGCGGGCACGCGCGGACGTCCACGCCCGACCCGTGCTGATATGAATGCCGCTGCGGCCAACGCAGTGAAGGGGGCAAATGTCCCGCCGCTTGGGACAGCCACCGAGACCGAAGGCAAGTCCGCAGAGACGATTATTCCGCCGG
The Verrucomicrobiia bacterium DNA segment above includes these coding regions:
- a CDS encoding GspE/PulE family protein, whose protein sequence is RYQAALISRIKVMSGMNIAEKRLPQDGRINVRIKGEEIDIRVSTVPTVYGESVSLRLLTRGKIFLSLDKLGFSQLEENAIRDIILKPHGIFLVTGPTGSGKSTSLYAFLSSINSVHKRIITIEEPVEYELKGINQIAVRADIGLTFAMGLRHILRQDPNVIMVGEIRDLETAEIAIRAALTGHLVFSTLHTNDAPSAFTRLIDMGIEPFLVASSVEAVMAQRLVRNICQHCKTEQKVERDYLKRIGFPAADIETAKFWRGAGCEECRQLGYQGRQGIYELLILNETLRPLILNRSAASTIAQKAMENGMRTLRTDGWNKVKTGKTTIEEVLRVTQIEEHMDALSDD